A window from Bdellovibrionales bacterium encodes these proteins:
- a CDS encoding ABC transporter ATP-binding protein, which produces MRADSIVKSYPQGDGGELQILRGMSLDIQDGEAICILGSSGAGKSTFLQILGTLDRPQSGQLYFHDHNLLEMGDEELALFRNEKMGFVFQFHHLLAEFTALENVMIPCRIAGESIRDAKDKATELLYQMGLGSRIEHYPSQLSGGELQRVAIARALVRRPKVLFADEPTGNLDMQNSQRIQDLFFELKERMGLALVVVTHDLTFAQKFPKILRMKDGQWI; this is translated from the coding sequence ATTCGCGCGGATTCCATTGTGAAGTCTTACCCGCAAGGGGACGGTGGAGAGTTGCAAATCCTCCGAGGTATGTCTTTAGACATTCAAGATGGAGAGGCGATTTGTATCCTCGGCTCGTCCGGGGCGGGGAAGAGCACGTTCTTGCAAATTTTAGGAACGCTCGATCGCCCACAAAGCGGGCAACTTTATTTCCATGATCACAATCTGCTTGAAATGGGGGACGAGGAGCTGGCGCTTTTCCGCAACGAAAAGATGGGTTTTGTATTTCAGTTCCACCATTTGCTTGCTGAGTTCACAGCCCTTGAGAACGTCATGATCCCATGCCGTATTGCCGGTGAGTCCATTCGTGACGCTAAAGACAAAGCTACTGAATTGCTTTACCAAATGGGGCTTGGCTCAAGAATTGAGCACTATCCGTCGCAGCTCTCTGGCGGGGAATTGCAGCGGGTTGCCATCGCGCGCGCGCTGGTTCGTCGTCCGAAAGTTCTGTTCGCCGATGAGCCGACGGGAAACTTGGACATGCAGAACAGTCAGCGAATTCAGGATCTGTTTTTTGAACTCAAAGAGCGCATGGGACTGGCCCTTGTTGTGGTGACTCATGATCTGACTTTTGCACAAAAATTCCCCAAAATTCTTCGCATGAAAGATGGTCAGTGGATCTGA
- the lpxK gene encoding tetraacyldisaccharide 4'-kinase gives MSGLKPLSNLYKKIVGFKNYLYDKDYFQSLELPVPVLSLGNLTMGGTGKTPLTDFCLKYYQRRKIKTAVISRNYKALVNEAAEVDLKHEQAAAYFGDEPVLLAERNPHVHFFVGPLKYETALFAMEKLSPSLVVVDDGFQHRKLHRDVDIVILDATEKLENYSCVPEGRAREPWESLSRATAFVVTKVNLVPEAQVEALLEKLRPFGKLIVPMTYELMRLKAVHGSEERQLKDLPGRKVMLVSGIAQPASFEKSLEKFSLQFVEHLKYRDHYPYKSEDVDGMVQRWRELGSPDLITTEKDFVKLKSLWPKEVPLWYTPLEVKIQSQEDGFYEILDKVLH, from the coding sequence ATGAGCGGCCTAAAACCGTTAAGCAATTTATATAAAAAAATTGTCGGTTTTAAAAACTATCTCTACGACAAAGACTACTTCCAGTCGCTGGAGTTGCCTGTGCCGGTTTTAAGTCTTGGCAATCTGACCATGGGTGGCACCGGAAAAACTCCGCTGACGGATTTCTGTTTAAAATACTACCAACGCCGTAAGATTAAAACGGCGGTGATCAGCCGCAACTATAAGGCGCTCGTCAATGAAGCTGCCGAAGTGGATTTGAAACACGAACAGGCCGCTGCCTACTTTGGTGACGAGCCCGTGTTGCTGGCTGAAAGAAACCCGCATGTGCACTTTTTTGTCGGCCCTTTGAAGTATGAAACGGCTCTGTTCGCGATGGAGAAGTTAAGTCCTTCACTGGTCGTAGTGGATGATGGGTTTCAGCACCGCAAACTTCATCGTGATGTCGATATTGTGATTTTAGATGCGACAGAAAAACTTGAAAATTACTCCTGCGTTCCGGAAGGGCGCGCCCGCGAACCTTGGGAGTCCTTGTCCCGCGCCACTGCTTTTGTGGTGACGAAAGTAAACCTTGTGCCAGAGGCCCAAGTTGAAGCGTTGCTTGAAAAGCTCCGACCTTTCGGAAAACTGATCGTGCCGATGACCTATGAACTTATGCGCCTGAAGGCGGTTCATGGCTCTGAAGAGAGGCAGTTAAAAGATTTGCCAGGGCGAAAAGTCATGCTGGTTTCAGGGATTGCTCAACCGGCATCGTTTGAAAAGAGCCTCGAGAAATTCTCTTTGCAATTTGTCGAACACCTTAAGTACCGCGATCATTATCCATATAAGTCTGAAGACGTCGATGGGATGGTTCAGCGCTGGCGCGAGTTGGGTTCGCCGGATTTGATAACAACTGAGAAGGATTTTGTGAAATTGAAATCGCTTTGGCCGAAGGAAGTGCCGCTGTGGTACACTCCTTTAGAGGTAAAGATTCAATCCCAGGAGGACGGATTTTATGAGATCCTTGATAAAGTCCTTCATTAA
- a CDS encoding OmpH family outer membrane protein: MKKQVALIASLVMAASLVHAAEAKIGFVDMQKAIQSTAAGKKAKSELEGEFNKKKKELEKKEADLKKMGEDLERKKSVLSEEVLSKKQAEFQEEMMKYRDVVGKSQLEIQKKERDLTAPILEKMKKTIEKVAKEKGYSMILENSQMVLFATADSDLTDEVIKAYEKEK; encoded by the coding sequence ATGAAGAAACAGGTCGCATTGATCGCAAGTTTAGTGATGGCAGCGAGCCTCGTGCATGCAGCGGAAGCGAAAATCGGTTTTGTAGATATGCAAAAAGCTATTCAAAGCACAGCAGCTGGTAAAAAAGCGAAGTCTGAGCTTGAAGGCGAGTTCAACAAAAAGAAAAAAGAACTTGAGAAAAAAGAAGCTGATTTGAAAAAAATGGGTGAAGACCTTGAAAGAAAAAAATCAGTTTTGTCTGAAGAAGTTTTGAGCAAGAAACAAGCTGAATTCCAAGAAGAAATGATGAAGTACCGCGATGTTGTCGGTAAGAGCCAGCTTGAAATCCAAAAGAAAGAGCGTGATTTGACAGCTCCTATCTTGGAAAAAATGAAGAAAACAATCGAAAAAGTGGCTAAAGAAAAAGGCTACTCCATGATCCTCGAGAACAGCCAAATGGTGTTGTTCGCAACAGCGGACTCAGATTTGACTGATGAAGTGATCAAAGCTTACGAAAAAGAAAAATAG
- the lpxA gene encoding acyl-ACP--UDP-N-acetylglucosamine O-acyltransferase, with product MKIHPTSVVSPDIEIGPDVEIGPYCLIQGKGKIGKGTFVEGHVTLGYKHGEILIGENNHFSPGAVIGGPPQDISYKGEQTTLVVGNNNTFREFSTVNLPTSKGEKKTIIGNNCYIMAYAHVGHDCKLGNNVIMANNTGLAGHCEIEDNVVISAMCGLSQFTRVGRGAFIGGGSVINKDIPPFVRAEGHWAVVRATNKIGLIRRGSSREEVNNIHKAVRIMVMGTGTIDENIERIRTECKMSENLEHFIHFIKSSKKGIAISRGQGSKEVADE from the coding sequence GTGAAGATCCATCCTACGAGCGTGGTTTCACCCGATATTGAAATTGGTCCAGATGTTGAAATTGGTCCCTACTGCCTGATCCAGGGTAAAGGGAAAATCGGAAAAGGAACTTTCGTGGAAGGCCATGTAACCTTGGGTTACAAACACGGAGAGATTCTCATTGGTGAGAACAATCACTTTTCTCCGGGCGCCGTGATCGGCGGACCTCCGCAGGATATTTCATACAAAGGTGAGCAAACAACGCTGGTGGTGGGTAACAACAACACCTTCCGTGAGTTCTCGACCGTCAATCTGCCGACATCTAAGGGTGAGAAGAAAACCATCATTGGCAACAATTGCTACATCATGGCTTATGCTCACGTCGGACACGACTGCAAACTCGGTAATAATGTGATCATGGCTAATAATACGGGCCTTGCTGGCCACTGCGAGATTGAAGACAACGTTGTGATTAGTGCCATGTGCGGTCTCAGTCAGTTTACCCGTGTCGGCCGTGGCGCTTTCATCGGCGGCGGTTCAGTGATTAACAAAGACATTCCTCCGTTTGTCCGGGCCGAGGGCCATTGGGCCGTGGTGCGTGCAACAAATAAAATCGGTTTGATCCGTCGTGGATCCAGCCGCGAAGAAGTGAACAATATCCATAAAGCGGTTCGCATTATGGTGATGGGCACGGGAACGATTGATGAGAACATCGAGCGCATTCGTACCGAGTGTAAAATGAGCGAAAACCTCGAGCATTTCATCCACTTCATTAAGAGCTCGAAAAAAGGCATCGCCATTTCTCGCGGCCAAGGTTCGAAAGAGGTTGCCGATGAATAG
- the bamA gene encoding outer membrane protein assembly factor BamA, which produces MPLILLSSQLAWAQAKPAATKKAPAKTAATKTTKKTNGTAKTPAPLTRELMIKNIDVAGMRKLEKDAILNRIVSKPGEAYSDEKLRDDVKALFKSGYFVNVEVDRQITGSDVNLTYRVTEKPSIVEIVYEGNSEVKSDDLAESAGIKAYEILNMSKIKEATEKIQKLYEDKGFFLAKIDPVVEDVKKDETVRVVFKIKENEKVKVKKITILGAKKLSESTLKGNMITKEGGYFSFISGSGAYKQEAFDRDTQALRYVYYNQGYIQAKIDRPQVYVTPDKKSIYITMRVEEGEQYTVGEIDFGGDVLFAKDELFETIKLTPGKIFAYDVLYKDLSDLQAKYGDLGYAFANVIPRTRINDKELKVDLLFEFDKGNKVYLGQINVIGNTKTRDKVVRRELKIREGELYNETRRRQSLENVQRLGFFEEVNFKTSTSPDKPDILNMDIMVKERNTGQIQLGAGYGTVTGFTLQGSVNQTNFLGKGQNLGASLNISNTGSYYNFTFTEPYFRDSLWSLGGELYQSSDTGRTTYDEFRTGGAVSMGHPLGEWWRGILRYKLDKTKLREVEINGVSQTDPDVFPLETANGYTSSLTTTLQYDTRNDRFMTSKGILTSFSYEYAGLGGDLRYQKGTGIFRYFQNIFWDVVWRNSLTYGKIESLDSSKKPPFNQLYLLGGPYSLRGYRPYTVGKQVYSNKAYSDNIAKGLTPEQAAEQAMVFYGGQQQLMYQTELQFPLINEAKIMGVVFYDIGQAEDTLSSDRFFADVGFGIRWFSPIGPLRFEWGFPLNRDPVYHKDTMIFDFSIGTPF; this is translated from the coding sequence CTGCCGTTGATTCTATTGAGCTCGCAACTTGCGTGGGCGCAGGCAAAACCTGCTGCGACTAAAAAAGCCCCGGCAAAGACGGCGGCGACAAAAACTACGAAAAAAACCAATGGCACTGCAAAAACACCGGCGCCATTAACTCGCGAGTTGATGATCAAAAACATCGACGTTGCGGGCATGAGAAAGCTCGAGAAAGATGCGATCTTGAATCGTATCGTCAGTAAGCCTGGTGAAGCTTATTCCGATGAAAAACTTCGCGACGACGTGAAGGCCCTGTTCAAGAGCGGCTACTTCGTCAATGTCGAAGTCGACCGTCAAATTACTGGCAGCGATGTCAACCTGACTTATCGTGTGACCGAGAAGCCTTCGATCGTTGAAATCGTTTACGAAGGCAATTCCGAAGTCAAGAGCGATGACCTTGCCGAAAGTGCCGGGATTAAGGCTTACGAAATTCTCAACATGAGCAAGATCAAAGAGGCGACGGAGAAAATCCAGAAGCTCTACGAAGACAAAGGTTTCTTCCTCGCGAAAATCGATCCTGTTGTTGAAGACGTGAAAAAGGACGAAACCGTCCGCGTGGTTTTCAAAATCAAAGAAAACGAAAAAGTAAAAGTAAAAAAGATCACGATCCTGGGCGCGAAGAAGCTTTCTGAAAGCACGCTCAAAGGAAACATGATCACGAAAGAGGGCGGCTATTTCTCTTTCATCAGCGGCTCGGGCGCCTACAAGCAAGAGGCTTTCGATCGTGATACGCAAGCCCTTCGTTACGTATACTACAATCAAGGTTATATCCAGGCAAAGATCGACCGTCCGCAAGTGTATGTAACTCCGGATAAGAAGAGCATCTACATCACCATGCGCGTGGAAGAGGGCGAGCAGTACACCGTCGGTGAAATCGACTTTGGTGGCGACGTTCTTTTTGCCAAAGACGAGCTCTTTGAAACGATTAAGCTCACGCCGGGCAAAATCTTTGCTTACGATGTTTTGTACAAAGATCTGAGTGACCTTCAGGCAAAGTACGGTGACTTGGGTTATGCGTTCGCCAACGTGATCCCACGCACGCGTATCAACGACAAAGAACTCAAAGTCGATTTGCTCTTTGAGTTTGATAAGGGCAATAAAGTTTATCTCGGCCAAATCAACGTGATCGGTAACACGAAAACCCGCGATAAAGTGGTTCGTCGTGAGTTGAAAATCCGCGAGGGCGAACTTTACAACGAAACTCGTCGCCGTCAGTCGCTTGAGAACGTACAGCGTTTGGGCTTCTTTGAGGAAGTGAACTTCAAGACTTCAACCTCTCCGGATAAGCCGGATATCCTCAATATGGATATTATGGTGAAAGAGCGTAACACCGGTCAGATCCAGTTGGGTGCGGGTTACGGAACGGTGACGGGCTTTACTTTGCAGGGGTCCGTGAATCAGACGAACTTCCTCGGGAAAGGTCAAAACCTCGGGGCGTCGTTGAATATTTCCAACACCGGCAGTTACTACAACTTTACATTTACTGAGCCTTATTTCCGCGACAGTTTGTGGTCTCTGGGTGGCGAGCTTTATCAAAGTTCTGACACGGGTCGTACCACATACGACGAATTCAGAACGGGTGGCGCGGTCAGCATGGGGCATCCGCTGGGTGAGTGGTGGCGTGGAATTCTTCGTTACAAACTAGATAAAACCAAGCTTCGTGAAGTGGAAATCAACGGTGTATCGCAAACGGATCCTGATGTCTTCCCACTCGAGACAGCAAACGGTTACACAAGCTCTCTGACGACGACGTTGCAATACGATACTCGTAATGACCGTTTCATGACGAGCAAAGGGATCTTGACGAGCTTCTCTTATGAGTACGCGGGTCTTGGTGGCGATTTGAGATACCAAAAAGGCACGGGCATCTTCCGTTACTTCCAGAATATTTTCTGGGACGTGGTTTGGAGAAACTCTCTGACATATGGAAAGATCGAGAGCTTGGACTCTTCGAAGAAGCCGCCATTCAATCAGTTGTATCTTTTGGGTGGTCCTTACTCTTTGCGCGGTTATCGTCCGTACACCGTGGGTAAACAGGTTTATTCAAACAAAGCTTATAGCGATAATATTGCGAAGGGTTTGACGCCGGAGCAAGCCGCTGAACAAGCGATGGTTTTCTACGGCGGTCAACAACAATTGATGTATCAAACAGAGTTGCAATTCCCACTCATCAACGAAGCCAAGATTATGGGTGTGGTGTTCTACGATATCGGTCAAGCTGAGGACACGCTCTCAAGCGATCGTTTCTTTGCCGACGTCGGTTTCGGGATTCGTTGGTTCTCGCCAATCGGACCTCTGCGCTTCGAATGGGGCTTCCCATTGAACCGCGACCCTGTATATCATAAAGACACGATGATTTTCGACTTCTCGATCGGAACGCCATTCTAG
- a CDS encoding Gfo/Idh/MocA family oxidoreductase: MSQLRAAVVGVGYLGTFHAQKYTKNSNVQLVGVCDFSPAQADKVAAELGVAAIHKAQDLVGQVDLVTIAASTQSHYELAKLFLQNGIHVNVEKPITATIPQAEELVSLAQQKNLKLAVGHIERFNPAIIELKKHLQDTKTIELTRLATYKARGADVSVLHDLMIHDMDLLFWLTGSEIESYIASGSKLISKELDTAQVAVKMKNGILVDINVSRVSANMQRWIRVTQKNSILFANTGSMEMEKCEAGSGDTPVKITQWTVTKEDALQKETDAFIDAVMNNKPTAVTGLDGLKSLKAIEEIKAAIEAKL; this comes from the coding sequence ATGAGTCAGCTTCGTGCTGCCGTCGTAGGTGTTGGGTACCTCGGTACATTCCACGCCCAAAAGTATACTAAAAACTCAAACGTTCAGCTCGTGGGCGTTTGTGATTTCTCTCCAGCCCAAGCCGATAAAGTCGCAGCCGAACTCGGCGTGGCGGCGATTCACAAGGCCCAAGACCTTGTTGGTCAAGTGGACTTGGTGACGATTGCCGCAAGCACGCAATCCCACTATGAGCTTGCAAAGCTCTTCTTGCAAAATGGCATCCACGTGAACGTTGAAAAACCAATCACGGCGACCATTCCTCAGGCAGAAGAGCTCGTGAGTTTAGCTCAACAGAAAAACCTTAAACTCGCTGTCGGTCACATCGAAAGATTCAACCCGGCAATCATTGAACTTAAAAAGCATCTGCAAGATACAAAAACCATCGAACTCACGCGTTTAGCGACCTACAAGGCGCGCGGCGCGGACGTGAGTGTTTTGCATGATTTGATGATCCACGACATGGATCTTTTATTCTGGCTTACGGGAAGCGAAATTGAATCTTACATCGCTTCAGGTTCAAAATTGATTTCTAAAGAACTCGATACGGCTCAAGTAGCGGTGAAAATGAAAAACGGCATTCTCGTTGATATCAACGTGAGTCGTGTTTCTGCAAACATGCAGCGCTGGATCCGCGTAACACAGAAAAACAGCATTCTTTTTGCCAACACCGGCAGCATGGAAATGGAAAAATGCGAAGCGGGCAGTGGTGACACTCCCGTGAAAATCACTCAGTGGACTGTGACGAAAGAAGACGCTCTTCAGAAGGAAACGGACGCTTTCATTGATGCTGTGATGAACAACAAGCCAACGGCAGTCACAGGTCTTGATGGTTTGAAGTCGCTGAAAGCCATCGAAGAGATCAAAGCCGCTATTGAGGCCAAATTATGA
- the lpxB gene encoding lipid-A-disaccharide synthase, whose protein sequence is MNEVMIVAAEASSVTYAQRLLEYWQKQGKEVKAFGVGSREMEALGFERIGKAEEMAVVGAAEIISAYSRLKKVFDDLVAAAAARRPKVVIVMDYPEFNLMLAKKMHALGIPVVYYISPQVWAWRKGRVQTIKKYCKKVFVLFPFEVAFYKEHDVPCEFVGHPILDELDDRLYDPQYRKTHRNQCGIRDDEVVVGLMPGSRNLELKQHFDIQLEVARRLSKKYQNVKVLILVAPTFDKEKLEPYLENFRLPYIVMKDEPARMIHLVDYMLVASGTATLMVGLLQRPMVIMYKMKFMTGVFAKLFIRGVKFFGLVNLILGREVCPERWQSGANPDTLFELMDRYFQDPAYTQKVRNELGELRQYLGDKGATQRVAASLEEFFQS, encoded by the coding sequence ATGAATGAGGTCATGATCGTCGCCGCAGAAGCGTCGAGCGTGACCTATGCTCAGCGACTGCTTGAGTATTGGCAAAAACAAGGAAAAGAAGTCAAAGCTTTTGGCGTCGGTAGCCGCGAGATGGAAGCTCTCGGTTTTGAACGCATCGGTAAGGCCGAAGAAATGGCCGTTGTCGGTGCGGCGGAAATTATTAGCGCCTATAGCCGTCTTAAGAAAGTTTTCGATGACCTTGTCGCTGCGGCAGCAGCTCGCAGACCTAAAGTCGTTATCGTCATGGATTACCCGGAATTCAATCTGATGCTGGCTAAAAAAATGCATGCGTTGGGGATTCCGGTGGTTTACTACATTTCTCCGCAAGTGTGGGCTTGGCGTAAGGGCCGGGTTCAAACCATTAAAAAATACTGCAAGAAAGTTTTCGTTCTCTTCCCATTTGAAGTGGCATTTTACAAAGAGCACGATGTGCCTTGTGAATTTGTTGGCCATCCGATTTTGGATGAACTCGATGACCGTCTCTATGATCCGCAATATAGAAAAACGCATCGTAACCAATGCGGCATACGTGACGATGAGGTCGTCGTGGGCCTGATGCCTGGCAGCCGCAATCTGGAACTCAAACAGCATTTTGATATTCAGCTAGAAGTCGCACGTCGTTTGTCTAAGAAATACCAAAACGTCAAAGTTTTGATTCTAGTTGCGCCGACTTTTGATAAAGAAAAGCTCGAGCCTTATCTTGAAAACTTCCGTTTGCCATACATTGTGATGAAGGACGAACCAGCCCGCATGATTCACCTCGTGGATTACATGCTGGTGGCTTCAGGAACTGCGACCTTGATGGTGGGCTTGCTGCAAAGACCGATGGTGATCATGTACAAAATGAAATTCATGACCGGGGTTTTTGCAAAGCTCTTCATTCGCGGTGTGAAGTTCTTTGGTCTTGTGAATTTGATTTTGGGCCGTGAAGTGTGTCCTGAGCGCTGGCAGAGTGGTGCAAATCCGGATACTTTGTTTGAGTTGATGGATCGATATTTCCAGGATCCTGCTTACACGCAGAAAGTTCGTAACGAACTGGGGGAGCTTCGCCAATATCTTGGTGACAAAGGGGCTACACAGCGTGTGGCTGCTTCACTTGAGGAGTTCTTTCAGTCATGA
- the prfB gene encoding peptide chain release factor 2, producing the protein MLKENSRTLRSSATSFGGIFDLEKKQKRLAELAMAAENPAIWEKPAEMQKINKEKTILEKAVGEWKSYSGRLDDAKVLLEMAVEGQDEASFQEVKTEILAIEKIGQELELSRLLNGETDSNSAYLSINSGAGGTESCDWAEMLMRMYTRYADHHGYRVEILDMTEGEGAGIKSCTMLIEGPYAYGYLKAESGVHRLVRISPFDSNARRHTSFASVFVWPEVDDDINIEIRPEDLKVETFRSSGAGGQHVNKTDSAVRMYHLPTGIIVSCQTQRSQIQNREKALKMLKAALYEKELEKRNAEKDAMNATKKANEWGSQIRSYVMHPYQLVKDHRTDFETNQVDDIMDGELDEFIMSYLKSNFANATPAPAVP; encoded by the coding sequence ATATTAAAAGAAAACTCACGGACCTTGAGAAGTTCGGCGACGAGCTTCGGGGGTATCTTTGACCTAGAGAAAAAGCAGAAGCGTTTGGCGGAGCTCGCTATGGCCGCAGAAAATCCTGCTATCTGGGAAAAGCCTGCAGAAATGCAGAAGATCAATAAAGAAAAAACAATCTTAGAAAAAGCCGTCGGTGAGTGGAAGTCCTATAGTGGCCGCCTTGATGATGCCAAAGTCTTGCTTGAAATGGCCGTTGAAGGTCAAGACGAAGCCTCTTTTCAAGAAGTCAAAACCGAAATCCTCGCGATCGAAAAAATCGGGCAGGAATTAGAACTCAGTCGCTTATTAAATGGCGAAACGGATTCCAACAGCGCTTACTTGTCGATCAACTCCGGTGCCGGTGGGACTGAGTCCTGTGACTGGGCCGAGATGCTCATGCGGATGTACACGCGCTATGCGGATCATCACGGCTATCGTGTAGAAATTCTTGATATGACCGAGGGCGAAGGTGCCGGAATTAAATCCTGTACAATGCTGATCGAAGGCCCTTACGCTTACGGTTACTTGAAAGCGGAATCCGGCGTGCATCGCTTGGTGCGTATTTCGCCGTTTGATTCGAATGCCCGCAGACACACGTCGTTTGCCTCGGTCTTCGTGTGGCCGGAAGTGGATGATGATATTAACATCGAAATCCGTCCTGAGGATTTGAAGGTAGAAACTTTCAGATCAAGCGGTGCCGGTGGTCAGCACGTTAATAAAACCGATTCAGCGGTTCGTATGTACCATTTGCCGACGGGAATTATCGTCAGCTGTCAAACTCAGCGCAGTCAGATTCAGAACCGTGAAAAGGCTTTGAAAATGTTGAAAGCGGCTCTCTATGAAAAAGAGCTCGAAAAACGCAACGCTGAAAAGGACGCGATGAACGCGACAAAGAAAGCCAACGAATGGGGCTCGCAAATTCGTTCGTACGTGATGCATCCTTATCAGCTCGTCAAAGATCACCGCACGGATTTTGAAACAAACCAAGTCGACGATATCATGGATGGCGAGCTCGATGAGTTCATCATGTCTTATCTAAAATCTAACTTCGCAAATGCCACTCCGGCGCCGGCGGTGCCTTAG
- a CDS encoding ABC transporter permease, which yields MKQLVWIAYRLLFSKRTLFGGSAVLSLVGLVLGVGALVASMAVMSGFESTLRSAMADVTGHVQLVKRATFQEPWQELEAKIRKQEPTLVSSVRFLRTEAVLAHQGVIQGVMIQGIDEERAPSVLNFSSRLVDGQLDLKTDSTGKTPVLIGKRIAQRVGLKVGDIFRVVMPIPDPIDPGRFQRRIAEFQVRGILDMGKTEWNERMIISPLAAAQQLVQIGDRYSGLLLKFQDINYARTAAFNISQTLGPNYWVSDWRDLNENLFEAVKIERVVIFFVVLIIVVVAAFNVSSTLFVNVVQRYADIAILKALGLPQKSILKMFSVQGLLMGGVGLGLGTLFGLILCLGFTVIQNSLGLLSGSVYRIDSIQVEVRFIDWLFIAVATMVICFVATLAPALRGSKLNPVEGLKYG from the coding sequence GTGAAACAACTTGTCTGGATTGCCTACCGTTTGCTGTTTTCAAAGCGAACTTTGTTCGGGGGATCAGCAGTGCTTTCGTTGGTAGGACTTGTCCTGGGTGTCGGCGCGCTGGTTGCTTCGATGGCGGTGATGAGCGGCTTTGAATCCACTTTGCGTTCAGCAATGGCGGATGTCACGGGTCACGTGCAGCTAGTAAAGCGCGCGACCTTTCAAGAACCATGGCAAGAACTTGAAGCTAAAATTCGTAAACAAGAACCGACACTCGTTTCCTCGGTACGCTTTTTAAGAACGGAGGCGGTGCTTGCCCATCAAGGAGTAATCCAGGGTGTGATGATTCAAGGGATCGACGAAGAGCGTGCGCCGAGTGTGCTGAATTTTTCTTCGCGTCTGGTGGATGGACAGCTGGATTTAAAAACGGACAGTACTGGGAAGACTCCCGTACTTATTGGTAAGCGCATTGCTCAGCGAGTGGGTTTGAAAGTTGGTGATATTTTCCGTGTGGTGATGCCGATTCCGGATCCGATTGATCCCGGCCGTTTTCAGCGCCGGATCGCCGAGTTTCAAGTGCGCGGCATTTTGGATATGGGAAAAACCGAGTGGAATGAGCGCATGATTATTTCGCCCCTGGCGGCGGCTCAGCAACTGGTACAGATTGGTGATCGTTACAGCGGTTTGCTTTTGAAATTCCAAGACATCAACTATGCGCGCACGGCGGCCTTTAATATCAGCCAAACGCTGGGGCCGAATTACTGGGTCAGTGACTGGCGTGATCTGAATGAGAATCTTTTTGAAGCCGTTAAAATTGAACGTGTGGTGATTTTCTTTGTGGTGTTGATCATTGTTGTGGTCGCCGCCTTTAACGTTTCAAGCACACTGTTTGTGAATGTGGTTCAGCGCTATGCTGACATTGCGATCCTAAAAGCGTTGGGGCTTCCGCAGAAAAGTATTTTGAAAATGTTCAGCGTGCAGGGGCTTCTCATGGGCGGTGTGGGGCTTGGACTTGGGACTTTGTTTGGTTTGATCTTATGTCTTGGTTTTACTGTGATTCAAAACTCACTCGGACTGCTTTCCGGCTCTGTTTATCGCATTGATTCGATTCAGGTCGAAGTGCGCTTCATTGATTGGCTTTTCATCGCCGTTGCGACGATGGTTATTTGTTTTGTGGCAACATTGGCCCCGGCATTGAGAGGTTCGAAGCTCAACCCGGTGGAAGGATTAAAATATGGTTAA